A window of the Lujinxingia vulgaris genome harbors these coding sequences:
- the mvaD gene encoding diphosphomevalonate decarboxylase produces MFAFPPYNTSSPPMEATAFAHPNIALVKYWGKRDTDLNLPVAGSLSLTLGGLSTTTRVRYRDDISRDIVILDGKELRQGSRAYQRVVEFVQLVRNESNHDYFAEVETANDFPTAAGLASSASGFAALALAATSAAGLHLLDEQLSALARRGSGSAARSIYGGFAEMRRGSRKDGHDAFAVPIAGPEHWDLRCVVAVTTQGEKDISSTEGMLRTQESSPLFTPWADTVAGDIVEATDAIKARDFQALGRVAERSCLGMHASAMAADPGVIYWNPTTLELIHRVRRARRDGLQVFFTIDAGPHVKVFCPARELSAVRSVLGQIGGVSDLIVARPGEGAALVAADAVNA; encoded by the coding sequence ATGTTTGCCTTCCCCCCTTACAACACCTCCTCGCCACCGATGGAGGCGACGGCCTTTGCCCACCCCAACATCGCGCTGGTCAAGTACTGGGGCAAACGCGACACCGACCTCAACCTGCCGGTGGCCGGGAGCCTCTCGTTGACCCTGGGCGGCCTCTCCACCACCACGCGGGTGCGCTACCGCGACGACATCAGCCGCGACATCGTCATCCTCGACGGCAAAGAGCTGCGCCAGGGCAGCCGCGCGTATCAGCGGGTGGTCGAGTTTGTGCAACTGGTGCGCAACGAATCCAACCACGACTACTTTGCCGAGGTGGAGACGGCCAACGACTTCCCCACCGCCGCCGGGCTGGCCTCGTCGGCCTCGGGTTTTGCGGCGCTGGCGCTGGCAGCCACCTCGGCGGCCGGGCTGCATCTTCTCGATGAGCAGCTCTCCGCGCTGGCCCGCCGCGGCTCGGGCTCGGCGGCCCGCTCGATCTACGGCGGGTTTGCGGAGATGCGCCGCGGCAGCCGCAAAGACGGCCACGACGCCTTCGCCGTGCCCATCGCCGGGCCGGAGCATTGGGATCTACGCTGCGTGGTGGCCGTGACCACCCAGGGCGAAAAAGACATCAGCTCCACCGAAGGCATGCTGCGCACCCAGGAGAGCTCACCACTCTTTACCCCCTGGGCCGACACCGTGGCCGGCGACATCGTCGAGGCCACCGACGCCATCAAAGCGCGCGACTTTCAGGCGCTGGGACGCGTCGCCGAGCGCTCCTGCCTGGGCATGCACGCCAGCGCCATGGCCGCCGACCCCGGGGTGATCTACTGGAACCCGACCACCCTGGAGCTGATTCACCGGGTGCGGCGCGCGCGCCGCGACGGGCTGCAGGTCTTCTTTACGATCGACGCCGGCCCTCACGTCAAAGTCTTCTGCCCGGCGCGCGAGCTCTCGGCGGTGCGCTCGGTATTGGGGCAGATCGGCGGCGTGAGCGATCTGATCGTCGCGCGCCCCGGTGAGGGCGCGGCGCTCGTCGCCGCCGATGCGGTGAACGCTTAA
- a CDS encoding serine/threonine-protein kinase yields the protein MDDTSRLIDIHDQPTAFKALAMREERDELQVVAIAEEGAEAGAEERLGLALSYDEARLDDVAYVATRREQLSHLAEYLDALSDGEVVARKIALLDIKEGPGGAGEPLLVIERCAGPTLFEAVQTRWPEGMPAELALKIMAQLGDLLVATHKAGYYWRDFDPRRFVLQGDDTLRAQLPGCVVSKGVKLKPWQLTTHPAYTAPEVREETSGTMLRAAADIYGAGALMSFLLSGEEPRARVESPLSFTAYERIEALEMPGVTLLLARTLQPLAKKRFGRAEIFRRYLSLDDLPVREDKGFGMVMLPAPWLGLEMENPEKNRALKSHLSSGPLISVAREEPAETSEPSALAEGSAVRRAEEREEEVRSGLGWPWLAVIIVLIVAALAYLTLGAP from the coding sequence ATGGACGACACCTCCCGCCTCATCGACATTCACGACCAGCCCACCGCATTTAAGGCGCTCGCGATGCGCGAGGAGCGCGACGAACTGCAGGTCGTCGCCATCGCTGAAGAGGGCGCCGAGGCGGGGGCGGAAGAGCGTCTCGGCCTGGCGCTGAGCTACGATGAGGCGCGCCTGGATGACGTGGCCTATGTGGCCACGCGCCGTGAGCAGCTCAGCCACCTGGCGGAGTACCTCGATGCGCTCTCGGATGGCGAGGTGGTCGCGCGTAAGATCGCGTTGCTGGACATTAAAGAGGGGCCGGGCGGGGCGGGAGAGCCGCTTCTGGTGATCGAGCGCTGCGCGGGGCCCACGCTCTTTGAGGCCGTGCAGACGCGCTGGCCCGAGGGCATGCCCGCCGAGCTCGCGCTCAAAATCATGGCGCAGCTGGGCGATCTTCTCGTGGCTACGCACAAGGCCGGCTACTACTGGCGCGACTTCGATCCGCGGCGTTTTGTGCTTCAGGGCGACGACACGCTGCGCGCCCAGCTCCCGGGGTGCGTGGTGAGTAAGGGCGTCAAGCTCAAGCCCTGGCAGCTCACCACGCATCCGGCCTACACCGCGCCCGAGGTTCGTGAGGAGACGTCCGGTACGATGCTGCGCGCGGCGGCCGATATCTACGGGGCCGGCGCGCTGATGAGTTTTTTGCTCAGTGGCGAGGAGCCCCGCGCCCGGGTGGAGAGCCCGCTGAGCTTTACGGCCTATGAGCGTATTGAGGCGCTTGAGATGCCCGGCGTCACGCTTTTGCTCGCGCGCACGCTGCAGCCCCTGGCCAAGAAGCGTTTTGGGCGAGCGGAGATCTTTCGGCGTTATCTGAGCCTCGACGATCTTCCGGTCCGCGAAGACAAGGGGTTTGGCATGGTGATGCTGCCGGCGCCCTGGCTGGGGCTGGAGATGGAGAACCCGGAGAAGAATCGTGCGCTCAAGAGCCACCTCTCGTCGGGGCCGCTGATCAGCGTGGCGCGCGAGGAGCCCGCAGAAACAAGCGAGCCCTCGGCCTTAGCCGAGGGCTCTGCGGTGCGTCGCGCTGAAGAGCGGGAAGAGGAGGTCCGCTCCGGGCTGGGTTGGCCCTGGCTGGCGGTGATCATTGTGCTGATCGTCGCCGCGCTGGCTTATCTCACCCTGGGCGCACCTTAA
- a CDS encoding ATP-dependent Clp protease ATP-binding subunit codes for MPQKFDLSRFTQKARKALERAQGLAKTLRHDHVEVEHTLLAMLEQDDSVATSLLENLGANPKALGRKLIDELELLPKTYRNQEQPFISKDLLAALQEGGELANTLGDQFTSSEHLLIAFARRTSSYAGKQLRDAGATAEKLEEAVRKARGGQKITSAEGPVSEILGKYAQDITGMAERGELDPVIGRDAEIRRVMQVLTRRTKNNPVLLGHPGVGKTSIVHALAQRLVAGDVPTGLAGKRLMRLDLGALVAGTSLRGQFEERIKTVVQEVVNSQGRIILFIDELHQLVGAGGKDSSMNASNMLKPALARGELSVIGTSTVEEYRQHVEADAALERRFQSIHVEEVSTDGCVSILRGIKQGFEIHHGVQIDDSALVAAAQMTARYVQDRYLPDKAIDAIDEAASRLRLEIDSKPTELDALERRMHALEMERQTIADATNPETVEERTELENRIESLREEAARLRVRWETEKVVLDEITTIKEELEATEKTSQEAQRAGELGRAAEIRYSVLPKLKQKLEAAQARMSELHKEERLLKDYVDANDIGEVIADWTGIPVSKMLESEREKLLNMPDRLRQRVVGQDSAIEIICSAIWRSRAGLQDRNRPIGNFMFVGPTGVGKTELAKALSEFLFDSEDAIVRIDMSEYMEQSKVNTLIGSARGYVGSEQGGVLTEAVRLKPYSVVLFDEAEKAHPDVFNLLLQLMDEGRLTDSQGRRVDFTNTLVILTSNVGSREIMDLSGKASGEEMTDAVQEILRDHFRPEFLNRLDAPIVFQALDKDAIRLIVDIQKRRLRKMMAEQRMTIEISDAAKDFLAEEGFEPEYGARPLKRAIGNFIQDPLAVEVLEGKFVAGDHVVVEVAEDGESLVFTRGDRDAD; via the coding sequence ATGCCCCAGAAATTCGACCTGTCTCGCTTCACTCAAAAAGCCCGCAAAGCCCTGGAGCGCGCCCAGGGCCTGGCAAAGACGCTGCGCCACGATCACGTCGAGGTGGAGCATACGCTGCTCGCGATGCTCGAGCAGGACGACTCGGTGGCCACGAGCCTTCTGGAGAACCTGGGCGCCAACCCCAAGGCCCTGGGCCGCAAGCTCATCGACGAGCTGGAGCTCTTGCCCAAAACCTACCGCAACCAGGAGCAGCCCTTTATCAGCAAAGATCTGCTCGCTGCGCTTCAGGAAGGCGGGGAGCTGGCCAATACGCTGGGCGATCAGTTCACCAGCAGCGAGCATCTGCTCATCGCCTTTGCGCGCCGCACGTCGAGCTACGCCGGCAAACAACTTCGTGACGCCGGAGCCACCGCCGAGAAGCTGGAGGAAGCGGTAAGGAAGGCCCGCGGCGGCCAGAAAATCACCAGCGCCGAAGGCCCCGTCTCCGAGATTCTTGGCAAATACGCCCAGGACATCACCGGCATGGCCGAGCGCGGCGAGCTCGACCCGGTCATCGGCCGCGACGCCGAGATCCGGCGCGTCATGCAAGTCCTCACTCGCCGCACCAAAAACAACCCGGTGCTGCTCGGCCACCCGGGCGTGGGCAAGACCTCCATCGTGCACGCCCTGGCCCAGCGCCTGGTCGCCGGCGACGTGCCCACCGGCCTCGCCGGAAAACGCCTGATGCGCCTGGATCTGGGCGCGCTGGTGGCCGGCACCAGCCTGCGCGGCCAGTTTGAAGAGCGCATCAAGACGGTGGTGCAGGAAGTTGTGAACAGCCAGGGCCGCATCATCCTCTTCATCGACGAGCTGCATCAGCTTGTCGGCGCCGGCGGCAAAGACAGCTCGATGAACGCCTCCAACATGCTCAAGCCCGCGCTGGCGCGTGGTGAGCTGAGCGTCATCGGCACCAGCACCGTTGAGGAGTACCGCCAGCATGTGGAGGCCGACGCCGCGCTGGAGCGCCGTTTTCAGTCGATCCACGTGGAGGAGGTCTCGACCGACGGCTGCGTCTCGATCCTTCGCGGCATCAAGCAGGGCTTCGAGATTCACCACGGCGTGCAGATCGACGACAGCGCGCTGGTGGCCGCCGCCCAGATGACGGCGCGTTATGTGCAGGATCGTTACCTGCCCGACAAAGCCATCGACGCCATCGATGAGGCCGCCAGCCGCCTGCGCCTGGAGATCGACAGCAAACCCACCGAGCTCGACGCCCTGGAGCGTCGCATGCACGCCCTGGAGATGGAGCGCCAGACCATCGCCGACGCCACCAACCCGGAGACGGTGGAGGAGCGCACCGAGCTTGAGAACCGCATCGAGAGCCTGCGCGAAGAGGCCGCGCGCCTGCGCGTGCGCTGGGAGACTGAAAAAGTGGTGCTCGACGAGATCACCACCATCAAAGAAGAGCTGGAGGCCACCGAGAAGACCTCCCAGGAGGCCCAGCGCGCTGGCGAGCTGGGGCGTGCGGCCGAGATTCGCTACAGCGTGCTGCCAAAGCTCAAGCAGAAGCTCGAGGCGGCCCAGGCCCGCATGAGCGAGCTGCATAAAGAAGAGCGCCTGCTCAAAGACTACGTCGACGCCAACGACATCGGCGAAGTCATTGCCGATTGGACCGGCATCCCCGTGAGCAAAATGCTGGAGTCGGAGCGCGAGAAGCTGCTCAACATGCCCGATCGCCTGCGCCAGCGTGTGGTCGGGCAGGACTCGGCCATCGAAATCATCTGCAGCGCCATCTGGCGCTCGCGCGCGGGTCTTCAGGACCGCAACCGCCCCATCGGCAACTTCATGTTCGTGGGCCCCACCGGCGTCGGCAAAACCGAGCTCGCCAAGGCCCTCTCCGAGTTTCTCTTCGACAGCGAAGACGCCATCGTGCGCATCGACATGTCGGAGTACATGGAGCAGTCCAAGGTCAACACGCTCATCGGCTCCGCCCGCGGCTACGTGGGCAGCGAGCAGGGCGGCGTGCTCACCGAGGCCGTGCGCCTCAAACCCTACAGCGTGGTGCTCTTCGACGAGGCCGAGAAGGCCCACCCCGATGTGTTCAACCTGCTCTTGCAGCTGATGGACGAGGGCCGCCTGACCGACAGCCAGGGCCGCCGCGTCGATTTTACCAACACGCTGGTGATCCTCACCTCCAACGTGGGAAGCCGCGAGATCATGGACTTAAGCGGCAAGGCCTCCGGCGAAGAGATGACCGACGCGGTGCAGGAGATCCTGCGCGACCACTTCCGCCCGGAATTCCTCAACCGCCTCGACGCGCCGATCGTCTTCCAGGCCCTCGACAAAGACGCCATCCGCCTCATCGTCGACATTCAGAAAAGGCGTCTTCGCAAGATGATGGCCGAGCAACGCATGACCATCGAGATCAGCGACGCCGCCAAAGACTTTCTGGCTGAAGAAGGCTTTGAGCCCGAATACGGCGCGCGCCCGCTCAAGCGCGCCATCGGCAACTTCATTCAGGACCCGCTGGCCGTGGAGGTGCTCGAAGGCAAGTTCGTCGCCGGCGACCATGTGGTCGTGGAGGTCGCCGAAGACGGGGAGTCGCTGGTCTTTACCAGAGGCGATCGCGACGCCGATTAA